In a genomic window of Aggregatimonas sangjinii:
- a CDS encoding alpha/beta fold hydrolase gives MTFENFEHIKLFVNNTRLHIRKAGEGKVILLVHGWLGTSYTWRKVAPKLVENGYMVICPDMRGYGDSDKPNNGYDGLNLVEDLRAILKQLQITEKVNVVGWDMGALPTFLYAAKFPEELASITYMDEPLPSVNLHKFTTYNRENHGGYWHFGFNSAIDLPETLILGKEREFWSYLHGLMLYNPAAVSEEDMDEYMRTYANSAGIRGSVGWYRDALETTDQIAEAIENGKITVAVLALGGEYGSSYTHSQLEPYCERIEGGIIPDCGHMIAEEKPEDLLEQLLKFYK, from the coding sequence ATGACATTTGAAAATTTTGAACATATTAAATTATTCGTAAACAACACCCGATTGCATATAAGAAAAGCCGGTGAAGGAAAAGTAATTCTTTTAGTACACGGTTGGTTGGGAACATCATATACTTGGCGTAAAGTTGCTCCAAAATTGGTAGAAAACGGTTATATGGTCATATGTCCTGACATGCGAGGTTATGGCGATAGCGATAAACCGAACAACGGATATGACGGCCTGAATCTGGTAGAAGATTTAAGAGCAATTTTAAAACAGCTGCAGATCACGGAAAAAGTTAATGTTGTAGGTTGGGATATGGGCGCTTTACCTACATTTCTCTATGCGGCCAAATTTCCCGAAGAACTGGCATCGATAACTTATATGGATGAGCCTCTACCGAGCGTCAATCTCCATAAATTCACAACATATAATAGAGAAAATCACGGTGGATATTGGCATTTCGGCTTCAATTCCGCGATTGATTTACCTGAAACCCTGATTCTTGGTAAAGAACGTGAGTTTTGGAGCTATTTGCACGGATTGATGTTGTATAATCCCGCAGCGGTCAGTGAGGAGGACATGGATGAATATATGCGAACTTATGCGAACAGCGCTGGAATTCGGGGAAGTGTTGGTTGGTACCGTGATGCCTTAGAAACCACTGATCAAATTGCCGAGGCCATTGAAAATGGAAAAATCACTGTAGCGGTACTAGCCTTGGGTGGTGAATACGGATCATCATATACCCATTCTCAATTAGAGCCGTATTGTGAGAGGATAGAGGGAGGTATTATACCTGATTGTGGGCATATGATCGCAGAGGAAAAACCAGAGGATTTGTTAGAACAACTGCTGAAATTTTACAAATAG
- a CDS encoding DUF2798 domain-containing protein, producing MKKLPSKYYMPIFMLLMTLFIGASLSAIMLWLDKGFIESFVSTWLRNFFRTWIIVLPIVFITMPLVQRITKLLAYESKDN from the coding sequence ATGAAGAAACTTCCTTCGAAATACTACATGCCGATTTTTATGCTACTGATGACCTTGTTCATAGGCGCCTCACTTTCGGCGATAATGCTTTGGCTCGACAAGGGATTCATCGAGAGTTTTGTTTCCACATGGCTAAGAAACTTTTTCAGAACATGGATAATAGTGCTTCCAATTGTTTTCATAACAATGCCATTAGTTCAACGCATCACAAAACTTTTAGCGTATGAATCAAAAGACAACTAA
- a CDS encoding isochorismatase family protein: MNNDNSVRLTYTEKLTPKNSTFVMVDYLTGFDPGLRTIEKATFVNNATALAKLTEIFKMPTIVLGEDTGFRGNFYPLVSEHLENGIRVERHTPSAWDEPKFKEEIEKIGRQKIIVGGISLDICTQLLTLDLLRNGYQVYVVVDASGSDQKLVEHAAMLRMTQAGATMVSWGTLASELMGDWETPEGEAIGKLYQEHSAWGGFFQSYQN; this comes from the coding sequence ATGAACAACGATAATTCAGTCCGACTGACATACACGGAAAAGCTAACTCCAAAAAATTCCACATTCGTTATGGTAGACTATTTGACCGGGTTCGATCCTGGTCTTCGTACCATTGAAAAAGCGACGTTCGTGAATAATGCAACCGCGTTAGCGAAGCTTACAGAGATTTTTAAAATGCCGACCATTGTTTTGGGGGAGGATACAGGTTTTAGAGGTAATTTCTATCCTTTGGTCAGCGAGCATCTAGAAAATGGTATCCGTGTAGAACGCCACACGCCTAGCGCTTGGGACGAGCCTAAATTTAAGGAGGAAATCGAGAAGATTGGAAGGCAAAAGATTATTGTTGGCGGAATCTCATTGGATATCTGCACGCAACTTTTGACTTTGGATCTTCTTCGAAATGGTTACCAAGTATATGTGGTCGTAGATGCCTCAGGTAGCGATCAGAAACTAGTGGAGCACGCAGCCATGCTCAGAATGACCCAAGCGGGAGCCACAATGGTATCATGGGGCACACTAGCCTCTGAATTGATGGGTGACTGGGAAACTCCTGAAGGTGAAGCGATCGGCAAATTATATCAGGAACACAGTGCCTGGGGTGGCTTTTTTCAGTCTTATCAGAATTAA
- a CDS encoding DUF2652 domain-containing protein: MKNETFKASPTLLCIPDISGFTKFMTEVDFKVSSQIIPSLLNNIIYTNSLGFKVSEIEGDAILFYKQGVLPEFDDLVDQCKLFYKEFYEAMFAIASDFSKERKAHKTPDMLGLKIIVHYSEQIGMAQVGTHIKLMGEDVIVAHRFLKNSLKENEYLLFSDATMNQYSEKEMSSALNWHVVKQSSIVEKDLGEIPFSYIDLTPLVPTGN; this comes from the coding sequence ATGAAAAACGAAACTTTTAAGGCAAGCCCGACCCTATTATGTATACCTGATATCAGTGGTTTTACGAAGTTTATGACCGAAGTGGATTTTAAAGTCAGCTCGCAAATAATCCCGTCTTTGTTGAACAATATTATCTACACCAATTCTTTAGGGTTCAAGGTCTCTGAAATAGAAGGGGATGCCATTCTTTTCTATAAACAGGGTGTGCTTCCAGAATTTGATGACTTGGTAGACCAGTGTAAACTTTTTTATAAGGAGTTTTACGAAGCTATGTTCGCCATTGCAAGTGATTTTAGCAAAGAACGCAAAGCTCACAAAACCCCAGATATGCTGGGCTTAAAAATCATTGTTCATTATTCGGAACAAATTGGAATGGCGCAAGTAGGTACGCACATAAAACTAATGGGCGAAGATGTCATTGTAGCACATCGGTTTCTAAAAAATTCGCTCAAGGAAAATGAGTATCTGCTTTTTTCCGATGCAACGATGAATCAATATAGCGAAAAAGAAATGTCCTCGGCTCTCAACTGGCATGTGGTCAAGCAAAGTTCCATCGTTGAAAAAGATTTAGGTGAAATTCCCTTTAGCTATATTGATTTGACACCGCTAGTGCCTACTGGCAACTAG
- a CDS encoding phosphoribosylpyrophosphate synthetase yields the protein MKKGYDSLVDAINDLKMLGYDKDFNLQKSFLECKEPHHQIAPEEFTVDGYYRFDGNTNPSDESVLYAISSKRYQLKGILIDAYGAYSEPPSAEMLQKLRFTP from the coding sequence ATGAAGAAAGGATATGATAGTTTGGTAGACGCCATCAATGACCTCAAAATGCTGGGGTATGATAAGGATTTCAATCTTCAAAAATCTTTTTTGGAATGTAAGGAACCCCATCATCAAATAGCACCGGAAGAATTTACGGTAGATGGTTATTATCGTTTTGACGGCAACACGAACCCGTCTGACGAATCGGTGCTCTATGCCATTTCCTCGAAAAGATATCAGCTTAAAGGAATACTGATCGATGCCTATGGCGCGTATAGCGAACCTCCTAGTGCTGAGATGCTACAAAAGCTAAGGTTTACACCATAG
- a CDS encoding efflux RND transporter periplasmic adaptor subunit — MIRYVYIFLISFLISCSGGKEGQQERPLQSLPVIEVQKQDVVGYKMITANIEGTVNDEVRPKISGYITNVYIDEGQRVKKGQLLFKLETLSVSQDALAAKADLESTSIEVEKIKPLVKEGIISERELETAIALQSSSRATYNSVLAQADYGNVRASVNGIVGEIPFRVGSLVSPNDAEPLTTLSELNEVYAYYAMNEKDYLTFLRDTEGNSTQEKIKNFPKVKLVLADDTEYEEEGTVETTTGQIDTQTGTISFRARFSNPKGLLTNGNSGYVKIPQYYKDVLVVPEQSTFEEQTIVYVYTVKASDTVQQKAVKPLTRINNLLLIAEGLGEGDKIVGKGLSKIRDGAAIKPIPTPFDSVATSTKRIFKSN, encoded by the coding sequence ATGATACGATATGTTTACATTTTTTTGATTTCTTTCCTTATCTCTTGTTCCGGTGGGAAAGAGGGTCAACAGGAACGGCCACTGCAATCCTTACCGGTAATAGAGGTCCAAAAGCAAGATGTAGTCGGTTATAAAATGATAACGGCCAATATAGAAGGGACGGTGAACGATGAAGTCAGACCAAAAATATCCGGTTATATCACTAATGTTTATATAGATGAAGGGCAGAGAGTCAAAAAAGGACAACTGCTTTTTAAGTTGGAGACCCTCTCGGTAAGTCAAGACGCGTTGGCCGCAAAAGCTGATTTGGAGTCTACTTCCATAGAGGTAGAGAAGATTAAGCCCTTGGTCAAAGAAGGTATTATCAGCGAAAGGGAATTGGAGACGGCAATTGCCTTGCAGTCAAGTTCTCGAGCTACCTATAACAGTGTTCTTGCGCAAGCCGATTATGGTAATGTGCGCGCATCGGTAAATGGTATTGTAGGAGAGATTCCATTTCGGGTGGGTAGTCTGGTCAGTCCCAATGATGCGGAACCCTTAACGACCCTGTCGGAATTGAATGAAGTCTATGCCTATTATGCCATGAATGAAAAGGACTATCTCACCTTTTTAAGGGATACCGAAGGAAATTCTACTCAGGAGAAAATCAAAAATTTCCCAAAGGTGAAATTGGTACTTGCCGATGACACTGAATATGAAGAAGAAGGTACGGTGGAAACTACGACCGGACAAATAGATACGCAAACCGGTACGATAAGTTTCCGGGCGCGTTTTTCGAACCCGAAAGGATTATTGACGAACGGAAATAGTGGATATGTGAAAATACCACAATATTACAAAGACGTACTCGTGGTTCCGGAGCAATCAACCTTTGAAGAGCAAACTATTGTCTATGTATATACGGTAAAAGCGTCGGATACGGTACAGCAAAAAGCGGTTAAGCCTTTGACCCGTATCAATAACCTCCTTTTGATAGCAGAAGGACTTGGTGAAGGTGATAAAATCGTAGGCAAGGGATTGTCGAAAATAAGGGATGGCGCCGCAATAAAGCCAATACCCACCCCATTTGACTCAGTGGCTACTTCAACCAAGAGAATTTTCAAATCTAATTAA
- a CDS encoding efflux RND transporter permease subunit, whose amino-acid sequence MLNTFIERPVLSTVISLIIVILGVLGLQSLPVTQYPEIAPPTISVTTSYPGASAETILESVIIPIEEEVNGVEGMDYITSTASNNGTASITVYFNQGVDPDIAAVNVQNRVARANSLLPAEVLQNGVITQKQQVSALIYFGLYSENEDYDATYISNYLNINIVPELLRIDGVGEVSPFGDKNYSIRIWIKPEKLRAYNLVPADVVAALNEQSIEAAPGALGQNSGGAFEYVIQYEGRFKDAEKYDDIVIKALDNNRLLKLKDVAEVELDAYSYNTVSVFGDYPSVNAGIFQTPGSNAQAIIQEIQGKFDEMEKEFPKGLKLTINYNINNFLEESISGVVSTLIEAFLLVFLVVFIFLQNWRTTLIPAIAVPVSIVGTFFFLLIFGYSINLLTLFALVLAIGIVVDDAIVVVEAIQAKLEEGEKDVLKATKDAMSEIAGAIISITLVMCAVFVPVTFLSGPTGVFYQQFGITLIVAIIISAINALSLSPALSALFLKPEEEETSDKKENFLTKAKNRFNQGFDKLTKKYGNTIDYTWKHKWIVPLALVGAVAVLYYYNTSLATGFVPTEDRSILFANIELPPGASLARTAKATEKFENLAAQIHGVKSVSVINGQNFFSGAGSPYALSFIVLDGWDEREADSLAIESITGQLFGVAAQVADAQMVFFQPPQIPGFGNSDGFVVNLLNDSEASFIEQDRVAKEFSGALTQRPEIAFAQSSFNTSFPQYTMTLNTDRIKLSGIAISDVLATMQGYVGGIYVNNFSRFGKQYRVFLQSLPEDREDVADINELYIKNANDKMAPIGEFVTLERTYGPQFVNRFNLFNSVTINGSTGPGYSTGEAISAIQEVAENLEQGYSIDFSGLTRTEVDASGELITIFGLSLLFVFLFLAAQYESYLIPFAVILSLPGGIAGAYFFTAIFGLQSNIYFQIALVMLIGLLAKNAILIVEFAIQRRKNGASIVDSAISGAEVRLRPILMTSLAFGAGMIPLVIASGVGSRGDNSIGTGAAGGIIIGTFIGIFLIPFLYIVFQSLQEKISGKPIASEETDKKSIPNEA is encoded by the coding sequence ATGCTAAATACTTTTATAGAACGCCCTGTATTGTCTACGGTAATTTCGTTGATTATCGTGATTTTGGGGGTACTTGGTCTTCAGAGTCTGCCGGTGACCCAATACCCGGAAATCGCACCGCCAACGATTAGTGTGACGACTTCCTACCCTGGGGCGAGTGCCGAGACTATCTTAGAGAGTGTCATCATTCCGATTGAGGAAGAAGTGAACGGAGTAGAGGGAATGGACTACATCACTTCTACGGCCAGTAATAACGGTACCGCCTCGATCACCGTATATTTCAACCAAGGCGTAGACCCCGATATTGCCGCCGTTAATGTTCAAAACAGGGTCGCTCGTGCCAATAGTCTATTACCAGCAGAGGTTTTGCAGAATGGTGTGATAACGCAAAAGCAACAAGTAAGTGCGCTCATCTATTTTGGACTGTATTCTGAAAATGAGGATTACGACGCTACCTATATTTCAAATTATCTAAATATCAACATTGTCCCGGAACTTTTGCGCATTGATGGTGTTGGAGAGGTGAGTCCGTTTGGAGATAAAAATTATTCCATTAGAATATGGATCAAACCCGAAAAGCTTAGAGCGTATAATCTGGTTCCTGCCGATGTTGTAGCAGCTTTAAATGAACAAAGTATCGAAGCCGCACCCGGAGCGTTGGGTCAAAATTCCGGAGGGGCCTTTGAATATGTCATTCAGTATGAGGGCCGCTTTAAGGACGCCGAGAAGTATGATGACATCGTGATTAAGGCATTGGACAACAATCGCCTACTCAAACTTAAAGACGTAGCGGAAGTGGAATTGGATGCCTATTCCTACAATACCGTTTCCGTATTTGGGGATTATCCTTCCGTAAACGCTGGAATTTTTCAAACGCCGGGCTCCAATGCCCAAGCGATTATTCAAGAAATTCAAGGAAAGTTCGATGAGATGGAAAAGGAGTTTCCAAAAGGATTGAAACTAACAATAAACTATAATATCAACAATTTTCTCGAAGAATCCATTTCGGGTGTAGTCTCAACTTTGATAGAGGCCTTTCTGCTGGTTTTCCTTGTTGTATTTATTTTTCTCCAAAACTGGCGAACTACCCTCATTCCGGCAATCGCCGTTCCTGTCTCCATCGTGGGTACGTTTTTTTTCCTGCTCATCTTCGGGTATTCCATAAATCTATTGACACTGTTCGCCCTCGTACTCGCTATCGGAATCGTGGTAGATGATGCCATTGTGGTGGTCGAAGCCATTCAGGCAAAGTTAGAAGAAGGCGAAAAGGATGTTTTGAAAGCGACAAAAGATGCGATGAGTGAAATTGCGGGAGCGATCATATCCATCACCTTGGTTATGTGCGCGGTATTTGTGCCGGTAACCTTCTTAAGTGGCCCTACCGGGGTGTTTTATCAACAATTCGGTATTACGCTCATCGTAGCCATCATTATTTCTGCTATCAATGCTTTATCCCTTAGTCCAGCGCTGTCGGCTTTATTTTTGAAACCCGAGGAGGAAGAGACTAGCGATAAAAAGGAAAATTTCTTGACAAAGGCGAAGAATCGCTTCAATCAAGGTTTTGATAAACTGACCAAAAAGTATGGGAATACGATTGATTATACATGGAAGCACAAGTGGATCGTTCCATTAGCGCTGGTCGGTGCTGTCGCCGTTCTATATTACTACAACACGTCACTTGCGACGGGTTTTGTCCCGACCGAAGATAGAAGTATTCTATTTGCCAATATTGAACTCCCGCCCGGCGCGTCCTTGGCAAGAACGGCAAAGGCAACGGAAAAATTTGAAAATTTGGCAGCTCAAATACATGGAGTGAAAAGTGTCTCCGTAATCAATGGTCAAAATTTCTTTTCCGGGGCAGGTAGCCCATATGCACTCTCATTTATTGTATTGGATGGATGGGATGAGCGAGAGGCCGATTCCCTTGCCATCGAAAGTATCACTGGTCAACTCTTTGGTGTTGCGGCCCAAGTTGCCGATGCGCAAATGGTATTCTTTCAACCTCCACAGATTCCAGGATTTGGAAATTCAGATGGATTTGTGGTCAATCTGTTGAACGATTCGGAAGCCAGTTTTATCGAACAGGATAGGGTCGCCAAGGAGTTCTCCGGAGCATTGACCCAACGGCCGGAAATTGCGTTTGCCCAAAGTTCTTTTAATACAAGCTTTCCACAGTACACAATGACGTTGAATACCGATAGGATAAAGTTGTCAGGTATCGCCATCAGCGATGTTCTGGCTACGATGCAAGGTTATGTCGGTGGAATTTACGTGAACAATTTTAGTCGGTTTGGTAAGCAATATCGCGTATTTCTTCAGTCTTTGCCGGAAGACAGGGAAGATGTGGCGGATATCAATGAATTGTACATAAAGAACGCAAATGATAAAATGGCTCCTATAGGGGAGTTCGTAACCTTAGAACGTACCTATGGCCCCCAATTCGTAAACAGATTCAATCTCTTTAACTCAGTAACTATTAATGGGTCCACCGGACCGGGCTACAGTACAGGTGAAGCGATTTCGGCAATTCAAGAAGTAGCCGAGAATCTTGAGCAGGGGTACAGTATAGACTTTTCTGGATTAACAAGGACCGAGGTCGATGCCTCGGGAGAGCTTATAACGATATTCGGCCTAAGCCTGCTCTTCGTCTTTCTTTTCCTGGCAGCGCAGTATGAGAGTTATCTAATTCCATTTGCAGTGATCCTGTCGTTGCCAGGAGGTATTGCCGGCGCTTATTTCTTTACGGCGATTTTCGGACTCCAAAGTAACATATACTTTCAGATCGCATTGGTGATGCTTATCGGGCTGTTGGCCAAGAATGCCATTCTGATTGTGGAATTTGCGATTCAAAGAAGAAAAAACGGAGCTTCGATCGTAGACTCCGCCATATCGGGCGCCGAAGTGCGGTTAAGGCCGATTTTAATGACATCCTTGGCATTCGGTGCAGGTATGATTCCATTGGTAATTGCATCTGGTGTGGGTTCAAGGGGAGATAATTCTATAGGTACGGGTGCAGCCGGAGGTATTATCATAGGAACGTTTATCGGAATATTCTTGATACCGTTCCTATACATCGTGTTTCAATCATTACAGGAAAAAATATCAGGCAAACCGATTGCTTCCGAAGAAACGGATAAAAAAAGTATTCCAAATGAGGCTTAA
- a CDS encoding TolC family protein — protein sequence MRLKPHTLKIITIILIVLALQSCLVTKEYVTPEIEIPDNFRDFKDNDSISMAMMPWEELFEDTVLRDHINEALTTNYDAQLALQDILRAQAQYKQGKAGYLPTLSLDGSATSSKFSGNGIQGLQFGGGDQGGNPAGGSSRIEQYNLSGTLNWELDIWGAITSNKKATAAAYLATEAGQRVVRTALIANIGTLYYELIALDEQLFIARQTVEARKNSFDITQKLKEAGREREVAVQQAGSQLKIAELLELQLELEIKTTENAFSILLGKSPREIERGDFRERPPNLNTSVRLPSAILRNRPDVIQAEFNLINAFELTNVAKTEFYPKLTLGGTAGFNSLDASDWISSASFFNDLVAGITHPLLNNRKIRTAYEVAKIDQQSALLEFERTLLISYQEVADAYLTYNSITEQYNVTDEQVDFLENASNYSLKLYQNGFTNYLDVLIADTNLLDARISLINTRFAKISATIELYRALGGGWNKVIAPEVVTTETSEE from the coding sequence ATGAGGCTTAAACCACATACATTAAAAATCATAACGATTATCCTGATAGTGCTGGCGTTACAGTCTTGTCTGGTCACAAAAGAATACGTAACCCCGGAAATCGAGATACCTGATAACTTTAGGGATTTTAAGGATAACGATTCCATATCAATGGCCATGATGCCTTGGGAAGAGCTGTTCGAGGATACCGTACTGCGCGATCATATCAACGAGGCCCTGACAACAAATTACGATGCACAACTTGCTTTACAGGATATACTGAGGGCCCAAGCACAATATAAACAGGGAAAGGCGGGATACCTGCCTACCTTATCGCTAGATGGCTCTGCGACTTCCTCGAAATTCAGCGGTAACGGCATTCAGGGACTACAGTTCGGAGGAGGAGATCAAGGAGGGAATCCGGCTGGAGGTTCGAGCAGAATCGAACAGTACAACCTTTCGGGAACCTTAAATTGGGAACTTGATATCTGGGGCGCTATTACCAGTAATAAAAAGGCCACCGCTGCCGCCTATCTCGCTACGGAGGCGGGACAGCGCGTGGTACGAACGGCCTTGATCGCCAACATCGGTACGCTCTATTACGAGTTGATCGCTTTGGACGAACAGTTATTCATTGCCAGGCAAACGGTAGAGGCACGGAAAAATAGCTTCGATATCACACAAAAACTGAAGGAGGCGGGCCGGGAACGTGAGGTCGCCGTACAACAAGCAGGTTCACAATTAAAAATAGCCGAACTTTTGGAATTACAGTTGGAACTGGAAATCAAAACGACCGAAAATGCGTTCAGTATTCTTCTGGGCAAATCCCCAAGGGAAATCGAAAGAGGTGACTTTCGGGAAAGACCACCCAATCTGAATACTTCTGTTAGGTTACCGTCTGCCATTCTAAGAAACCGGCCAGATGTTATCCAAGCGGAGTTCAACCTGATCAACGCCTTCGAGCTGACCAACGTTGCCAAAACCGAGTTTTACCCAAAATTAACCTTGGGAGGAACTGCAGGGTTCAATAGTCTCGATGCAAGCGACTGGATCAGTAGTGCATCGTTTTTCAATGATCTTGTTGCAGGAATTACACATCCCCTGTTGAATAACCGGAAAATAAGGACGGCTTACGAAGTGGCGAAAATCGATCAACAGTCTGCCTTGCTCGAATTCGAGCGAACACTATTGATCAGTTATCAAGAAGTGGCCGACGCCTATCTGACCTATAATTCTATAACGGAGCAATACAATGTTACCGACGAGCAAGTAGATTTTTTAGAGAATGCGTCGAACTACTCGCTGAAATTGTATCAAAACGGTTTTACAAATTATTTAGACGTGCTTATTGCCGATACCAATTTACTAGACGCGCGGATATCATTGATCAACACCCGATTTGCCAAAATCAGTGCTACGATTGAACTGTACAGAGCTCTGGGTGGTGGATGGAACAAGGTAATAGCACCAGAGGTAGTCACGACAGAGACATCCGAGGAATAA
- a CDS encoding alginate export family protein, translated as MNNKAALTFFILGFFFYQLGAQVVNEPKPFAYGVLSQYDDFSFLRNVQNRNTYDKIKFIPFGENGSLSFGGSYRTQFEYFNDQDFIEGATDSWVLGRLMLHADVRHDNWQFFAQLNSSSIVSKENPSPVDRDELAFNQLFLKYDDDNWVFKVGRENLSYGSSRIISFREGPNVRRYFDGVNVIRRLDKIKLEAFYYQIVGTNPFAFDNDVLDGDEYIFGTYNTFSNSSRNQNLDIYYLKFGKDEVRYQQGTAEENRHSLGLRYFGNIHSKLSFNTEFLYQFGEFGETDISAWTASVNLAYKMALGSGNLTFDLKSEIISGDDNPMDNELNTFNALYPRGAYFGRIAQFGPANLIDVHPSLTYSTNKWTFFTDYVAFWRESTDDGIYGAGLNLSYEDLNDEQFIAHQVGAALSYNFSASLSFGMESNYLIRGDFIEASGLGTNTLHFLCEAQLKF; from the coding sequence ATGAATAACAAAGCCGCACTGACATTCTTCATATTGGGTTTCTTCTTCTATCAATTAGGGGCGCAAGTCGTAAATGAGCCGAAACCTTTTGCATATGGTGTGCTCAGTCAATATGACGATTTCTCCTTTCTAAGAAATGTACAGAACAGAAATACCTACGACAAGATTAAGTTCATTCCGTTTGGCGAAAACGGCTCGCTATCCTTTGGGGGAAGCTACCGGACGCAATTCGAATATTTCAATGACCAGGATTTTATTGAAGGAGCAACCGACAGTTGGGTCTTAGGTCGACTGATGTTACATGCTGATGTCCGTCACGATAATTGGCAATTTTTTGCGCAATTGAACAGTAGTTCAATAGTGTCAAAAGAGAATCCATCCCCGGTAGACCGAGATGAACTTGCTTTCAATCAACTTTTCTTGAAATATGACGATGATAACTGGGTCTTTAAGGTGGGGCGAGAAAACCTATCTTATGGCAGTAGCCGTATTATATCCTTTAGGGAGGGACCCAATGTACGGCGCTACTTTGATGGTGTCAATGTGATACGACGCCTGGACAAAATAAAACTGGAAGCATTCTATTATCAAATAGTGGGAACAAATCCTTTTGCTTTCGACAACGATGTTTTGGATGGGGATGAATATATTTTCGGAACCTACAATACATTTTCCAACAGTTCAAGAAACCAAAATCTGGATATCTACTATCTGAAATTTGGGAAGGACGAAGTTCGCTACCAACAAGGAACAGCGGAAGAAAATAGGCACTCTCTAGGTCTTCGCTATTTCGGAAACATACATTCGAAATTGAGTTTCAATACGGAATTCCTCTACCAATTCGGTGAGTTTGGTGAAACGGATATCTCCGCCTGGACCGCCTCAGTCAACTTGGCCTACAAAATGGCATTAGGGTCAGGAAATTTAACATTTGACCTGAAAAGCGAAATCATCTCGGGCGATGATAATCCTATGGACAATGAACTGAATACCTTTAACGCCCTCTACCCTAGAGGAGCCTATTTCGGAAGAATTGCGCAATTTGGCCCCGCCAATCTTATCGATGTCCATCCTTCGCTGACCTATAGCACCAATAAATGGACTTTCTTTACGGATTATGTGGCCTTCTGGAGAGAATCTACCGACGATGGAATTTATGGTGCCGGTCTCAATCTGTCCTACGAAGATCTCAATGATGAACAATTTATTGCCCATCAAGTCGGGGCCGCCTTATCCTACAATTTTTCTGCTTCATTAAGCTTCGGAATGGAATCGAATTACCTCATTCGTGGGGATTTTATTGAAGCCTCGGGTCTCGGTACGAACACCCTTCATTTTTTATGCGAAGCGCAGCTTAAATTTTAA
- a CDS encoding SCO family protein, with the protein MIRFLRIAIIITGIGILMMAYYVFFTEPGGKISENNNISLNRLELMENRLKSSKIPDFSFTNQYGEEVTQVDVTDKIYIADFFFTSCPSICPIMSGNKQRLQEYFRDNDNFMILSHSIDTLNDSVSVLREYSENLDAIRGKWHLVTGSYGAIDKIAKEYYVTAKKDELALNSFVHDGSFILVDRKRRIRGIYDGTNVQSTSDLIADIDILLNE; encoded by the coding sequence GTGATACGATTTTTAAGAATAGCGATTATAATCACAGGAATCGGTATTCTGATGATGGCTTACTATGTATTCTTTACCGAACCCGGAGGAAAAATTTCCGAGAATAACAATATTTCCCTAAACCGTCTCGAGTTGATGGAGAATCGCTTGAAAAGCTCCAAAATTCCCGACTTTAGTTTTACCAACCAATACGGAGAAGAAGTTACACAGGTTGACGTAACGGATAAAATTTACATCGCCGACTTCTTTTTTACATCCTGCCCTTCCATATGCCCTATAATGAGCGGAAACAAACAACGCCTTCAAGAATACTTCAGGGACAACGACAATTTTATGATACTTTCCCATTCAATCGACACCCTGAACGACTCCGTATCGGTACTCAGGGAATATTCAGAAAATCTGGATGCAATCCGCGGTAAATGGCACTTGGTTACGGGTTCGTATGGTGCTATCGATAAAATCGCCAAGGAGTACTATGTTACCGCAAAGAAAGACGAATTAGCGCTCAACAGCTTCGTTCATGACGGAAGTTTTATCCTCGTGGACAGAAAACGGAGAATTCGGGGTATTTATGATGGTACCAACGTTCAAAGTACATCAGACCTGATCGCAGATATCGATATCCTACTCAATGAATAA